Sequence from the Pleomorphomonas sp. T1.2MG-36 genome:
GGCAGGAATCGGTCGAGACCGATCTCCGGCATTCGCCCCAGAAGCAGCCGGCGACTCGCTTCATAACCGGCCTTGACCGCTTCCAGTTCCTCCGTCGCCTCGAAGGCGCCGAGGGCGGCGCGTTGCGAAAGTTCCGATGGCGAGATGAAGAGGTTCTGGGCGATGCGCTCGACAGGCCGCACCAGTCGTTCCGGCAGCACCATCCAGCCAATGCGCCAACCGGTCATGCAGAAGTACTTGGAGAAGGAGTTGACGACCACGACGTCGTCGGAGAATTCCAGGGCCGTGACCTCGTCGCCGGCATAGACGAGGCCGTGATAGATCTCGTCCATGACGAGGGCGATGTTCATGTCGCGGCAAGCAGCGACCAGCGACTTGAGACCGTCGCGCGTCATCATGGTTCCGGAGGGATTGTTGGGGCTTGCCACCACGATACCGGCCAGCGGACGCTCGGCATGCGCCTTCTCTATGGCGGCGGCGCTCGCCTGCCAGCGCGCCTCGGCGGTCGTCGGGATTTCGACCACTTCGAGACCGAGAGCCGTCAGGATGTTGCGATAGGCCGGATAGCCCGGCGTCGGCAGGCCCACGCGGTCGCCAACATCGAACATGGCGAGGAAGGCGAGATTGAAGGCGCCCGACGAGCCTCCCGTGACGGCAACACGTCCGGCGGGAATGTCCACGCGATAACGGTCGGCATAAAGGCGGGCGATGCGGGCGCGCAGTTCGGGAATGCCGAGCGCCTCTGTGTAGCCGACGCGGCCGCGTACCAGGGCCGCCTCGGCGGCGGCACGGACGGCGGCGGGCACCGGCGCGCCGGGCTCGCCGAGTTCCATATGGACGATGCTCCGCCCCTCGCGGGCAAGCCGATTGGCATCGGACAGCACGTCCATGGCGAGGAATGGAGCCACATCACTCCGTTGCGAAACCCGCATTCTTCCCTCGCCTCCAAGATTTTGCCAGAGATGGACCGCACTGTGCCACTCAACCGGACGCTTCTGATTTTTCCATTGCGCCCGGCATGCGTTCTGCCCTTTATCAGGCTACGGACACCCTGACGAGACTTCCGACAATGAATCGCGCGATGATGATCAGCTTCCGTCGAACCTCCGTCGCCCTCCTCACGGCGGCGGCGGTTGCCGTCTCGTCCACCCTGCCGGCGCTCTCAGCCGAGCGGGGCCGCAGCATATCCCTGCTGCGCGACGCCGAAGCGGAAGCCCTGATCACCGACTACACGCGCCCCATATTGAAGGCTGCCGGGCTCGGTGCGGCGGACGTTCAGGTCAAGCTGGTCAACGATGATACCTTCAACGCTTTCGTAGCGGATAGTCGG
This genomic interval carries:
- a CDS encoding pyridoxal phosphate-dependent aminotransferase — encoded protein: MRVSQRSDVAPFLAMDVLSDANRLAREGRSIVHMELGEPGAPVPAAVRAAAEAALVRGRVGYTEALGIPELRARIARLYADRYRVDIPAGRVAVTGGSSGAFNLAFLAMFDVGDRVGLPTPGYPAYRNILTALGLEVVEIPTTAEARWQASAAAIEKAHAERPLAGIVVASPNNPSGTMMTRDGLKSLVAACRDMNIALVMDEIYHGLVYAGDEVTALEFSDDVVVVNSFSKYFCMTGWRIGWMVLPERLVRPVERIAQNLFISPSELSQRAALGAFEATEELEAVKAGYEASRRLLLGRMPEIGLDRFLPVDGAFYFYADVSRYTNDSLDFCRRMLNEAGVAATPGLDFDTGRGSSYVRFSFAGRTDDIADACERLGTWLK